From Coffea arabica cultivar ET-39 chromosome 2e, Coffea Arabica ET-39 HiFi, whole genome shotgun sequence, the proteins below share one genomic window:
- the LOC113732704 gene encoding phytyl ester synthase 1, chloroplastic-like, which produces MASLMRNLWASSSFALTEFKPQSRAQIRCSTAQESSILSTDTVRLNGVSSAKKQEITNPMMDRGTGHLPAGASTREKKKKGEEEVMQEKLKPLWDDGYGTRSVKDYMDSAKDVIKPDGGPPRWFSPIECGPPLKNSPVLLFLPGMDGLGLGLMLHHNALGRVFEVWCLHIPVKDRTPFEDMVNFVEETVRNQHASSPNKPIYLVGDSFGGCLALAVAARNPVIDLVLVLANPATSFNRSQLQPLLPFLEAIPIELHFTVPYLLSFVMGEPVKMAMATVDATLPPRIALEHLAGNLTALLPRLSVLADIIPKDTLLWKLKLLRSAASYANSRLHAVTAEVLVLASGQDNMLPSGDEAQRLERSLGNCKVKYFKDNSHAILLEDGVNLLTIIKGAFKYRQSRKHDVVMDFLPPSDSEFKQTLESHKIYRYLIGSVMFSTLEDGKIVRGLSGVPSEGPVILVGYHMLLGLELVSLVEEFLRQRKILVRGIAHPMLFSQLVETDVKEFTFFDTFKIYGATPVSATNLFKLFKTKSHVLLYPGGAREALHRKGETYKLFWPDQPEFVRMAAKFGATIVPFGVIGEDDMAELVFDYNDLMKIPVLNDYIRKKNEDWNFRARAHATGEVANQELHLPGFLPKVPGRLYYLFGKPIQTKGRQELLKDREKARELYLQIKSEVENSMAYLLRKREEDPYRTILDRTAYRAFFAPIDQVPTFDP; this is translated from the exons ATGGCTTCACTTATGCGTAATTTGTGGGCATCTTCTTCATTTGCTTTAACAGAGTTCAAGCCTCAATCCAGAGCTCAAATTAGATGTTCAACAGCTCAGGAGTCCTCTATCTTGTCGACTGATACTGTTAGACTTAATGGAGTTTCTTCAGCTAAGAAGCAGGAGATAACTAATCCGATGATGGATAGGGGGACTGGTCATTTACCTGCTGGTGCAAGTActagagagaagaagaagaagggagaggAAGAAGTTATGCAAGAAAAGCTGAAACCGTTGTGGGATGATGGGTATGGAACTCGGAGTGTGAAGGATTACATGGACTCAGCAAAAGATGTTATTAAGCCTGATGGTGGACCTCCAAGGTGGTTTTCACCTATAGAATGTGGTCCTCCATTGAAGAATTCACCTGTTCTTCTCTTTCTACCTG GGATGGATGGCCTTGGATTGGGGCTCATGTTGCATCACAATGCTCTAGGAAG GGTTTTTGAGGTATGGTGCCTTCACATTCCTGTGAAAGATCGAACACCATTTGAAG ACATGGTAAACTTTGTTGAGGAAACTGTGAGGAATCAGCATGCTTCGTCTCCAAATAAGCCAATATATCTTGTGGGAGATTCATTTGGAGGATGCTTAGCACTTGCAGTTGCTGCACGTAATCCGGTCATTGATCTTGTATTAGTATTAGCTAATCCAG CAACGTCATTTAATAGGTCACAGCTGCAACCTTTGCTACCTTTCTTGGAGGCTATACCTATTGAACTTCATTTTACAGTCCCTTACCTTTTAAGCTTTGTCATGG GTGAACCAGTGAAGATGGCAATGGCTACTGTTGATGCTACTCTTCCTCCACGAATAGCTCTAGAACATTTGGCTGGCAATCTTACAGCTTTGTTACCACGACTTTCA GTATTGGCTGATATTATACCAAAGGACACTCTTCTCTGGAAGCTCAAACTTCTTAGATCGGCTGCCAGTTATGCTAATTCCCGTCTTCATGCTGTTACAGCTGAAGTACTAGTGCTTGCAAG TGGCCAGGATAATATGCTTCCTAGTGGTGATGAAGCACAAAGGCTTGAAAGGTCATTAGGAAACTGCAAAGTAAAATACTTCAAGGACAATAGCCATGCCATTTTACTG GAAGATGGGGTCAATTTGTTGACTATTATCAAAGGTGCTTTCAAATATCGTCAGTCAAGAAAGCATGATGTTGTCATGGACTTTTTACCTCCTAGTGATTCAGAGTTCAAGCAAACACTTGAGAGTCATAA AATTTACCGGTATCTTATTGGCTCGGTAATGTTTTCCACATTGGAGGATGGGAAGATAGTGAGAGGCTTGTCAGGGGTTCCAAGTGAAGGTCCAGTCATACTAGTTGGTTATCACATGCTGTTAGGTTTGGAACTtgtttctcttgttgaagaATTCCTGAGGCAAAGGAAAATTCTGGTCCGTGGTATAGCACATCCAATGCTATTCTCACAGTTGGTGGAGACTGATGTAAAAGAGTTTACATTCTTTGATACGTTTAAAATTTATGGTGCAACACCCGTCAGTGCAACCAACCTTTTCAAATTGTTCAAAACAAAATCACATGTTCTTCTTTATCCTGGTGGTGCTCGTGAGGCTTTGCATCGTAAG GGTGAAACGTACAAGTTGTTTTGGCCTGATCAGCCAGAATTTGTGAGAATGGCAGCTAAATTTGGTGCCACAATTGTACCATTTGGAGTCATTGGAGAGGACGACATGGCAGAA TTAGTCTTTGACTATAATGACTTGATGAAGATCCCAGTGCTGAATGACTACATTAGAAAAAAGAACGAAGACTGGAATTTTAGAGCAAG AGCTCACGCGACTGGAGAGGTTGCAAACCAAGAATTACATTTGCCAGGCTTTTTGCCTAAGGTTCCTGGCCGCTTGTACTATTTGTTTGGGAAGCCTATTCAGACAAAAGGAAGGCAAGAGTTGTTGAAAGACAGAGAAAAAGCAAGAGAGCTGTATCTCCAGATAAAGTCTGAAGTTGAAAACAGCATGGCCTACTTGCTTAGAAAAAGGGAGGAAGATCCTTACAGAACTATCTTGGACAGAACAGCATATCGGGCATTTTTTGCTCCAATAGATCAAGTCCCAACCTTTGATCCCTGa